A genomic stretch from Verrucomicrobiia bacterium includes:
- the rpoD gene encoding RNA polymerase sigma factor RpoD, whose protein sequence is MVKSKAKKVAHKPAPARHLIKGKRTAARNSHSSPADSKADRSKASANGAAHQNGAAAAPAGEAPALDAGSIKTKSGVDLTEKVRELLMLAKEQGHLTYDDINDALPESIVTPEDLDQIYTKLANLEVEIVDQAEVDRVKAPEAEEEEEKGRLDILDDPVRMYLRQMGKVPLLTREQEVAICKRIEEAENEQKRIIYSFGFAAKEHIALAEKLISEPPKERFDRVIVDKKVESRDRHLKALRQLVKKVRDLDQNVDEKYAHWQEPAKVATKDKLFSEFKKLDKKLQDSFPKFFYKQKVIEEMILVTQNIHDKIQASLRTIADMEKARKSDQQQAIIKSEKQKIKALEEFARMPYAEYLKAYEQLNLYAAKAHQAKTEMAEANLRLVISIGKKYTNRGLAFLDIIQEGNMGLMKGVEKFEYRRGYKFSTYATWWIRQAITRAIADQARTIRIPVHMIEIIGKLMRAQKQLLQEFGREATPEEIADEMQLSVERVKAILKMAQQPISMQATVGDSDDACFGDFIEDKAAENPSEMTSYSLLKDKLSDVLGTLTERERRIVELRFGLVDGYARTLEEVGKQYKVTRERIRQIEAKALRKLRHPTRVRHLKGFLEVAEAA, encoded by the coding sequence ATGGTTAAATCGAAAGCAAAGAAAGTCGCACACAAACCCGCTCCGGCCCGCCATCTTATAAAAGGCAAGCGCACCGCCGCCCGTAACTCCCATTCTTCTCCTGCCGATTCAAAAGCTGATCGCAGCAAAGCCAGCGCGAATGGCGCGGCCCACCAAAATGGCGCTGCCGCCGCTCCCGCCGGTGAAGCTCCCGCGCTCGATGCCGGCTCGATCAAGACCAAGTCCGGCGTTGATCTTACGGAAAAAGTCCGCGAGTTGCTGATGCTCGCCAAGGAACAAGGCCATCTCACTTACGACGATATCAACGATGCCTTGCCCGAAAGCATCGTCACGCCCGAAGACCTTGACCAGATTTACACCAAGCTCGCCAATCTCGAAGTCGAAATCGTTGACCAGGCCGAAGTGGACCGCGTCAAGGCGCCCGAAGCCGAAGAGGAAGAGGAAAAAGGCCGTCTCGATATTCTCGACGACCCCGTCCGCATGTATCTCCGCCAGATGGGCAAGGTTCCCTTGCTCACCCGCGAGCAGGAAGTCGCCATTTGCAAACGCATCGAGGAAGCCGAGAACGAGCAGAAGCGCATTATTTACAGCTTCGGTTTTGCGGCGAAGGAACACATCGCGCTCGCCGAAAAATTGATTTCCGAACCGCCCAAGGAGCGTTTTGACCGCGTGATCGTGGACAAAAAAGTTGAGAGCCGCGACCGCCATCTCAAGGCTTTGCGCCAACTCGTCAAGAAAGTCCGCGACCTCGACCAAAATGTGGACGAGAAATACGCCCACTGGCAGGAACCCGCCAAGGTCGCGACGAAGGACAAGCTGTTCAGCGAATTCAAGAAGCTCGACAAAAAATTGCAGGACAGTTTCCCGAAATTTTTCTACAAACAAAAAGTCATCGAGGAAATGATCCTCGTGACCCAGAATATCCACGACAAGATTCAGGCGAGCCTGCGCACGATTGCCGACATGGAAAAGGCGCGCAAATCCGACCAGCAGCAGGCGATCATCAAGTCCGAGAAGCAGAAGATCAAGGCGCTCGAGGAATTTGCCCGCATGCCTTACGCGGAATATCTCAAGGCTTACGAGCAGCTTAACCTTTACGCCGCCAAGGCGCATCAGGCGAAGACCGAAATGGCCGAGGCCAACCTGCGCCTCGTCATTTCCATCGGCAAAAAATACACCAACCGCGGCCTCGCGTTCCTCGACATCATCCAGGAAGGCAACATGGGCCTGATGAAAGGCGTCGAGAAATTCGAGTATCGCCGAGGCTATAAATTTTCCACCTACGCGACGTGGTGGATTCGCCAGGCCATCACCCGCGCCATCGCCGATCAGGCCCGCACGATTCGTATTCCGGTGCACATGATCGAAATCATCGGCAAGCTCATGCGCGCGCAGAAGCAGTTGCTCCAGGAATTCGGCCGCGAAGCCACGCCGGAAGAAATCGCCGACGAAATGCAGCTCTCCGTCGAGCGCGTCAAAGCCATTCTCAAGATGGCGCAGCAGCCCATCTCCATGCAGGCCACCGTCGGTGACAGTGACGACGCCTGCTTCGGCGATTTCATCGAAGACAAAGCCGCGGAAAATCCTTCCGAGATGACCAGTTACAGTTTGTTGAAAGACAAATTGAGCGATGTCCTCGGCACTTTGACCGAACGCGAACGCCGCATCGTCGAACTCCGCTTCGGCCTCGTGGACGGTTACGCGCGCACGCTTGAAGAAGTGGGCAAGCAATACAAAGTGACCCGCGAACGCATCCGCCAGATCGAAGCGAAGGCCTTGCGCAAGCTGCGCCACCCGACGCGCGTCCGCCATCTCAAAGGCTTCCTCGAAGTCGCCGAAGCCGCGTAA
- a CDS encoding M20 family metallo-hydrolase has product MSSSLKIDGARLQKQIDDLAAISAAPAPVVTRVLFSEADLRAREFVKNLCREAQLAIREDAVGNIFARWNGADPSLAPVATGSHIDAIPNAGRYDGVVGVLGAIEAIRALQAAGIQPKRGIELIVFTAEEPTRFGIGCLGSRMLAGAMSLEKAASLRDPDGKTLEELRGAAGFGGKDLRTVRLAPKTYAGFVELHIEQGPLLEQENLPIGVVEKIAAPSTLRAQLTGVGGHAGAMLMPIRHDALLAAAEIALDVEQAALTSGSPDTVGTTGVLRIEPGAVNSVPCRAWMEIDFRDTQLATRDAALARIEKNAAQICARRGVTLALERLNVDAPAICDAQLVATVAAAGAQLGLPVKKMISRAYHDSLFMAQICPTTMIFIPCRGGVSHRPDEYSSPEQIERGVQVLALTLAELVK; this is encoded by the coding sequence ATGAGTTCCTCTTTGAAAATTGACGGCGCGCGGTTGCAGAAACAGATTGATGATCTGGCGGCGATTTCCGCCGCGCCCGCGCCGGTCGTGACGCGCGTGCTTTTTTCCGAAGCCGATTTGCGCGCGCGCGAATTCGTCAAAAATTTGTGCCGCGAAGCGCAACTCGCCATTCGCGAAGATGCGGTCGGAAATATTTTTGCGCGCTGGAATGGCGCTGACCCTTCACTCGCGCCGGTCGCCACCGGTTCGCACATTGACGCCATCCCAAACGCCGGACGCTATGATGGAGTCGTCGGCGTGCTCGGCGCAATCGAAGCGATTCGCGCGCTGCAAGCCGCGGGCATCCAACCGAAACGCGGCATCGAATTAATCGTGTTCACCGCGGAAGAGCCGACACGATTTGGCATCGGTTGTCTCGGCAGCCGCATGCTCGCGGGCGCGATGTCGCTGGAAAAAGCCGCATCGTTGCGCGATCCGGATGGAAAAACTTTGGAGGAATTGCGCGGCGCGGCGGGATTTGGCGGCAAGGATTTGCGCACCGTGCGACTCGCGCCAAAAACGTACGCGGGCTTTGTCGAGTTGCACATCGAGCAGGGGCCTTTGCTCGAGCAGGAAAATTTGCCCATCGGCGTCGTGGAAAAAATCGCCGCGCCGAGCACGCTTCGCGCGCAACTGACCGGAGTCGGCGGGCACGCGGGCGCGATGCTCATGCCGATCCGCCACGACGCCTTGCTCGCCGCCGCCGAGATCGCGCTGGACGTGGAACAGGCGGCGTTGACGAGCGGCAGCCCGGACACGGTCGGCACAACGGGAGTGTTGCGCATCGAACCCGGCGCAGTGAATAGCGTGCCGTGCCGCGCGTGGATGGAAATAGATTTTCGCGATACCCAACTCGCCACGCGCGACGCCGCCCTGGCGCGCATCGAAAAAAATGCGGCGCAGATTTGTGCGCGACGCGGCGTCACTCTTGCGCTGGAACGATTGAACGTGGACGCCCCTGCCATTTGCGATGCGCAACTGGTCGCAACCGTCGCCGCCGCTGGCGCGCAACTTGGCTTGCCCGTCAAAAAAATGATCAGCCGCGCGTATCACGATTCGCTATTCATGGCGCAGATTTGCCCGACCACGATGATCTTCATCCCCTGCCGCGGCGGTGTGAGCCATCGTCCGGACGAATATTCCTCGCCGGAACAAATTGAGCGCGGAGTGCAGGTGCTGGCCTTGACCCTCGCTGAATTGGTGAAATAA
- the allE gene encoding (S)-ureidoglycine aminohydrolase, protein MTELFGATRNVVKDRYALLTPSGFVPSMLPGWENVTCNVLISPAMGARFCQFLITLGKEGQGRGNTGDTEYFVYVIEGNASVTFNSKRNRLEAGSFVYVPPGKDIHFHGSDAKLLIFQKIYVPLAGSAVPDTIIGHQREVKGQPFLGNEDARLQVLLYDDPRFDMAVNIFTYQPGATLPFVETHVMEHGLLMLSGQGVYRLGCDYHPVQTNDVIWMAPYCPQWFVAMGKTPASYIYYKDVNRDPM, encoded by the coding sequence ATGACTGAATTGTTTGGTGCAACGCGCAATGTGGTGAAAGACCGTTATGCCCTGCTCACACCGAGCGGCTTCGTGCCGAGCATGCTGCCGGGCTGGGAAAATGTGACCTGCAACGTGCTTATCTCGCCGGCGATGGGCGCGCGCTTTTGCCAGTTTCTCATTACCCTGGGCAAAGAGGGTCAGGGCCGGGGCAACACGGGCGACACCGAATATTTTGTCTATGTCATCGAAGGCAACGCGAGCGTGACGTTTAACTCCAAACGCAATCGCCTCGAAGCGGGCAGTTTCGTTTACGTGCCGCCCGGCAAGGATATTCACTTTCACGGCTCTGACGCAAAGCTGCTGATCTTTCAAAAAATTTATGTGCCGCTCGCGGGCTCAGCCGTGCCGGACACGATCATCGGCCACCAGCGCGAAGTAAAAGGCCAGCCATTTCTCGGCAATGAAGACGCGCGCCTTCAGGTGTTGCTTTACGACGATCCCAGGTTCGATATGGCCGTGAATATTTTTACGTATCAACCGGGAGCGACGCTGCCATTCGTCGAGACGCACGTGATGGAGCACGGCCTCCTGATGCTTTCCGGCCAGGGCGTTTATCGCCTTGGCTGCGATTATCATCCGGTGCAAACGAACGACGTGATCTGGATGGCGCCCTACTGTCCGCAATGGTTTGTCGCAATGGGTAAAACTCCCGCGAGCTATATTTATTACAAAGACGTGAATCGCGATCCGATGTGA
- a CDS encoding allantoinase, with protein sequence MGKLDLILRGGTVVTPTELRSVDVGVAGGKIVALEPNLTASGKAEINASGLHVFPGVIDAHVHFNEPGRAEWEGLATGSQSLAAGGGTLFFDMPLNAHPPTVDAASFDLKLAAARASSLVDFAFWGGLVPGNVDKLGELAERGVIGFKAFMSNSGIEDFASVDDTTLREGMKRAAQLKKIVAVHAESERLTSELTAKQLRAGKTSIRDYLISRPIAAELEAIRRAIAIAGETGCALHIVHVSSGKGVALVAKARAMGADVTCETCPHYLVLTEDDVLKLGAVAKCAPPLRMATVQRTLWHHVATEHVTTIGSDHSPAPPDMKRDANFFKVWGGISGAQHTLPLLITEGHVQREIALPLLARMLSFNVAQRFNLPERKGAIKIGGDADLALVDLAAEFTVEQKDLFYRHKQSPYVGRKLRGKVAQTFVRGRTVFKDGKITAKALGELVRP encoded by the coding sequence ATGGGCAAACTCGATTTAATCCTGCGCGGCGGAACGGTCGTCACGCCCACTGAGTTGCGATCAGTGGACGTCGGCGTGGCCGGCGGGAAAATCGTCGCGCTCGAACCGAATCTTACCGCGTCGGGCAAAGCGGAAATCAATGCGTCTGGCCTCCACGTTTTTCCGGGCGTGATTGATGCCCATGTTCATTTCAACGAACCCGGCCGCGCGGAATGGGAAGGCCTCGCCACGGGTTCGCAATCGCTCGCTGCCGGTGGCGGCACGCTTTTTTTCGATATGCCGCTCAACGCGCATCCGCCGACCGTGGATGCCGCCAGCTTCGATCTGAAACTTGCCGCCGCGCGCGCCAGTTCGCTGGTGGACTTCGCGTTTTGGGGCGGATTGGTTCCCGGCAACGTGGACAAGCTCGGCGAACTTGCCGAACGCGGCGTCATCGGTTTCAAGGCTTTCATGTCGAACAGCGGCATCGAGGATTTTGCGAGCGTGGACGACACGACCTTGCGCGAAGGCATGAAGCGCGCCGCGCAGTTAAAAAAAATTGTCGCCGTGCACGCCGAAAGCGAAAGGTTGACCAGTGAGTTGACCGCGAAACAATTACGCGCCGGCAAAACCAGCATTCGCGATTATCTCATTTCGCGTCCGATCGCCGCGGAGCTTGAAGCGATCCGCCGCGCGATTGCGATTGCGGGTGAAACCGGTTGCGCGCTGCACATCGTCCATGTAAGCAGCGGCAAAGGCGTCGCGCTGGTGGCCAAGGCGCGCGCGATGGGCGCGGACGTGACGTGTGAAACCTGCCCGCATTATCTGGTGCTCACGGAAGATGACGTGCTCAAGCTCGGCGCGGTGGCGAAATGCGCGCCGCCGTTGCGGATGGCCACCGTTCAACGCACCCTGTGGCATCACGTCGCCACCGAACACGTCACGACCATCGGCTCCGATCATTCGCCCGCGCCGCCGGACATGAAACGCGACGCGAACTTTTTCAAAGTGTGGGGCGGAATTTCCGGCGCGCAGCACACGCTGCCGCTGTTGATCACGGAAGGCCACGTGCAGCGGGAGATCGCGTTGCCGCTGCTGGCGAGGATGCTTTCGTTCAATGTCGCGCAACGCTTCAATCTGCCGGAACGCAAAGGCGCGATTAAAATCGGCGGCGATGCCGACCTCGCGCTCGTGGATTTGGCGGCGGAATTTACCGTGGAACAAAAAGATTTATTTTATCGCCATAAGCAGAGTCCTTACGTGGGCCGCAAGCTGCGCGGCAAGGTGGCGCAGACGTTCGTGCGCGGTCGCACGGTATTTAAAGATGGAAAAATCACGGCAAAGGCTTTAGGAGAATTGGTCAGACCGTGA
- a CDS encoding allantoate amidohydrolase, which produces MNINTLAQTVMQRIDALGRISEEPDRLTRTFCSPAMRQANDLVAGWMREAGMTTSEDAIGNLIGHYPSQNERAKTFLLGSHLDTVRDAGKYDGPLGVITAIACVQHLREQKIHLPFALEVIGFADEEGVRYQTTYLGSKALAGSFKAPDLKRFDVRGVTMSEAISAFGGQPDQLASARRDPHQLLGYAEVHIEQGPVLEEKNQPVGVVTAIAGQTRIRARFTGQAGHAGTTPMSLRRDALAAAAELIVAVEKHAQSQAGLVATVGQIEAQPGASNVIPGEVILSIDVRHAQDQTRHNACAHLQELAAQIAGKRHTPLEWEIVHDVESVPCSHDLSALLAKAARQHLMGVIELPSGAGHDAAVMGDITPVAMLFVRCKGGISHHPDESVTVEDVAVAIAVMNNFLLLLANPQKLPSR; this is translated from the coding sequence ATGAATATTAATACGCTCGCGCAAACCGTCATGCAGCGGATTGACGCGCTTGGCCGCATCAGCGAAGAGCCGGACCGTTTGACGCGCACGTTTTGTTCGCCCGCGATGCGCCAGGCGAATGACCTCGTGGCCGGCTGGATGCGCGAAGCCGGCATGACCACTTCCGAGGATGCCATCGGCAATCTCATCGGCCATTATCCCAGCCAAAACGAACGCGCGAAAACGTTTCTCCTCGGCTCGCATCTCGACACCGTTCGCGACGCCGGAAAATATGACGGCCCGCTCGGTGTCATCACCGCGATTGCGTGCGTCCAGCATTTGCGCGAACAAAAAATTCACCTGCCCTTCGCCCTTGAAGTCATCGGTTTCGCCGATGAAGAAGGCGTGCGCTATCAAACGACTTATCTCGGCAGCAAGGCGCTCGCGGGCTCGTTCAAGGCGCCGGATTTGAAACGGTTTGACGTGCGCGGCGTCACCATGAGCGAGGCGATCAGCGCGTTCGGCGGCCAGCCGGATCAACTCGCATCTGCGCGGCGCGATCCTCACCAACTGCTCGGCTACGCGGAAGTCCACATCGAACAAGGCCCGGTGCTCGAGGAAAAAAATCAACCGGTGGGCGTCGTCACCGCCATTGCCGGGCAAACCCGCATTCGCGCGCGCTTCACCGGACAAGCCGGGCATGCGGGAACCACGCCGATGTCGCTGCGCCGCGACGCGCTGGCCGCCGCCGCAGAATTGATTGTCGCCGTGGAAAAACACGCGCAGTCACAAGCCGGACTCGTGGCCACCGTTGGGCAAATCGAAGCGCAACCCGGCGCGAGCAATGTCATTCCCGGCGAAGTCATCCTGAGCATAGATGTCCGCCACGCGCAGGACCAAACTCGGCATAACGCCTGCGCGCACTTGCAGGAACTCGCTGCGCAAATCGCCGGCAAACGCCACACGCCGTTGGAATGGGAAATCGTGCACGATGTGGAATCAGTTCCGTGCTCGCATGATTTGTCCGCGTTGCTCGCGAAAGCCGCGCGGCAGCATCTCATGGGCGTCATCGAACTTCCCAGCGGCGCAGGCCACGATGCCGCCGTCATGGGCGACATCACGCCGGTGGCGATGCTCTTCGTCCGCTGCAAAGGCGGCATCAGCCATCATCCCGACGAGTCGGTGACGGTCGAAGATGTCGCGGTGGCGATTGCGGTGATGAATAACTTTCTTCTGCTGCTGGCAAATCCGCAAAAGCTGCCTTCGCGCTGA
- the uraH gene encoding hydroxyisourate hydrolase: MPGKLSTHVLDTAHGCPARGMKIELWSLASGSPKLLKTIQTNADGRSDAPLLAADEMRAGMYELVFYVAEYFAQKVAVKTDVPFLERVPVRFGIADAQAAYHVPLLVSPWAYSTYRGS, encoded by the coding sequence ATGCCCGGCAAATTAAGCACGCACGTTCTCGATACCGCGCACGGCTGTCCCGCGCGCGGCATGAAAATCGAACTCTGGTCGCTGGCCTCGGGTTCGCCCAAACTTTTGAAGACGATTCAAACGAATGCTGATGGCCGGAGCGACGCGCCATTGCTGGCGGCGGACGAAATGCGCGCGGGCATGTACGAATTGGTTTTTTATGTCGCGGAATATTTCGCGCAGAAAGTTGCGGTGAAGACGGACGTTCCCTTTCTTGAGCGCGTGCCGGTGCGGTTCGGCATTGCCGATGCGCAGGCTGCGTATCATGTGCCGCTGCTGGTTTCGCCGTGGGCTTACAGCACGTATCGCGGAAGTTGA
- the uraD gene encoding 2-oxo-4-hydroxy-4-carboxy-5-ureidoimidazoline decarboxylase: MTLSQLNSLDRAEFVCVVGPVFEHSPWIADAAWSSRPFADVEALNRVMTDVVAKADDAKQVALIRAHPDLVGRAALAGTLTPESNREQASAGLGQLNADEIALFQKNNQAYREKFDFPFVICARLNKKAAILKGFEMRLKNSREQEITAALTEIGKIARLRLEDLVQK; this comes from the coding sequence ATGACTCTCAGCCAACTCAATTCCCTCGACCGCGCGGAATTTGTTTGCGTCGTCGGCCCGGTGTTCGAGCATTCGCCGTGGATTGCGGATGCGGCGTGGTCATCGCGACCGTTTGCGGATGTTGAGGCACTGAATCGCGTGATGACCGACGTGGTCGCAAAGGCGGACGACGCCAAACAAGTCGCGCTCATCCGGGCGCATCCCGATCTTGTGGGTCGTGCTGCCCTGGCGGGCACGTTGACGCCGGAATCCAATCGCGAACAGGCGAGCGCGGGCCTTGGCCAACTCAATGCGGATGAAATCGCGTTGTTCCAAAAAAATAATCAGGCGTACCGCGAGAAGTTTGACTTTCCATTTGTGATTTGCGCGCGGCTCAACAAAAAGGCAGCCATCCTCAAGGGATTTGAAATGCGCTTGAAAAATTCGCGCGAACAGGAAATCACCGCGGCGCTCACGGAGATCGGCAAGATCGCCCGCCTGCGGCTCGAAGATTTGGTTCAGAAATAA
- a CDS encoding Zn-dependent hydrolase, with protein sequence MSASLDPKRTVAELKELRALTGDAHGAQRVAFTKTWLTARAWLKEKLAALPVQTHTDAAGNLWTTLVGASERALLIGGHIDSVPNGGWLDGCLNVMAGVEILRRIHSQYDGKPPITIRLVDWADEEGARFGKSLFGSSACSGTLNMDEARGLKDKDGIRLPDALKEIGVDFERVKDSHRELSQAAAYLELHIEQGPVLLDLDLPLGAVLGTFGVERHAITFRGQAAHSGSTPMNRRKDAFLAAGKMSQEIYAIAARHGGVCTIGSCTTKPGIVTSVVEECRITLDQRHLDAAALALMLRDAREASEKFARDGNVQVAWDRLWQIEPVLFNPQLIEFCDDAIHETCGKRFRLPSGPLHDAAEVARAGVPTVMMFVQSLHGISHNKIEDTREEHLELCVTAFDKLADKTMNWIRSHA encoded by the coding sequence ATGAGCGCTTCTCTCGATCCCAAACGCACTGTCGCCGAACTCAAAGAGCTTCGCGCCCTCACCGGCGATGCCCACGGCGCGCAGCGTGTCGCCTTCACCAAGACCTGGCTCACCGCCCGCGCGTGGCTCAAGGAAAAGCTCGCCGCCTTGCCCGTGCAAACGCACACCGATGCCGCCGGCAATTTGTGGACCACCCTTGTCGGCGCGAGCGAACGCGCCTTGCTCATTGGCGGCCACATTGATTCCGTCCCCAACGGCGGCTGGCTCGACGGCTGTTTGAATGTCATGGCCGGTGTCGAAATTTTGCGCCGCATCCATTCGCAATATGACGGCAAACCGCCCATCACCATTCGCCTCGTGGATTGGGCGGATGAAGAAGGCGCGCGCTTCGGCAAAAGTTTGTTCGGCTCGTCCGCTTGTTCCGGCACGTTGAATATGGACGAGGCGCGCGGCTTGAAAGATAAGGACGGCATTCGCCTGCCCGATGCGCTCAAGGAAATCGGCGTGGACTTCGAGCGCGTGAAAGACAGCCATCGCGAACTGAGCCAGGCGGCGGCGTATTTGGAATTGCACATCGAGCAGGGGCCGGTGCTGCTCGATTTGGATTTGCCGCTCGGCGCGGTGCTCGGCACGTTCGGCGTCGAACGTCATGCGATCACGTTTCGCGGACAGGCCGCGCACTCCGGCAGCACGCCGATGAATCGCCGCAAGGACGCCTTTCTCGCCGCCGGAAAAATGAGCCAGGAAATTTACGCCATCGCCGCGCGCCACGGCGGCGTCTGCACGATCGGTTCCTGCACGACGAAACCCGGCATCGTCACCAGCGTCGTTGAGGAATGCCGCATCACGCTCGACCAACGCCATCTCGACGCCGCCGCGCTCGCGTTGATGTTGCGGGACGCCCGCGAGGCCAGCGAAAAATTTGCGCGCGACGGAAATGTGCAGGTCGCGTGGGACCGCCTGTGGCAAATCGAGCCGGTGTTGTTCAATCCGCAGTTGATTGAATTCTGCGACGACGCCATTCACGAGACCTGTGGCAAACGCTTTCGCCTGCCGTCGGGCCCGCTGCATGACGCCGCCGAAGTCGCGCGCGCCGGCGTGCCGACAGTGATGATGTTCGTGCAAAGCCTCCACGGCATCAGCCACAATAAAATCGAAGACACGCGCGAGGAACATTTGGAACTGTGCGTGACGGCCTTCGACAAGCTCGCGGACAAAACGATGAATTGGATTCGCAGCCACGCGTAA
- the preA gene encoding NAD-dependent dihydropyrimidine dehydrogenase subunit PreA, with translation MPTLATTVDGLKLPNPFVIGSGPPGTNLNVIFKAFQEGWGAVIAKTVSLDASKVVNVTPRYGKLLAQSGEVVGWENIELISDRPFKLWEDEFKKCKDQFPDRILIASIMEEYRKDAWVEIVERCQNVGVDAFELNFSCPHGLPERKMGAAMGQDPDVLEEVCGWVMKAAKIPVWAKMTPNVTHIEDPTRAALRGGVTGISAINTIRSVIGVNLDTLRPEPSVEGYTTPGGYSCKAVKPIALRMVMEIAQVIRHEFPGRSLSGLGGVESGNDAAQFILLGSDTVQVCTGVMKFGYECVKPMCEELLAFMEKHQFETLADFKGKSLDYFTTHADLVKRQQERKAAQKAAAPKKDVVKADGEWRGDEFVKQSDALSRG, from the coding sequence ATGCCAACCCTTGCCACGACCGTTGACGGATTAAAATTGCCGAATCCCTTTGTCATCGGCTCCGGCCCGCCCGGCACGAACCTCAACGTGATCTTCAAGGCGTTCCAGGAAGGCTGGGGCGCGGTCATCGCGAAGACCGTGAGCCTGGATGCTTCGAAGGTCGTCAACGTCACGCCGCGTTATGGAAAATTGCTCGCGCAAAGCGGCGAAGTTGTGGGCTGGGAAAATATCGAGTTGATCAGCGACCGGCCGTTCAAGCTTTGGGAGGACGAATTTAAAAAATGCAAAGACCAATTTCCCGATCGCATCCTCATCGCTTCCATCATGGAGGAATATCGCAAGGACGCGTGGGTGGAAATTGTGGAGCGCTGCCAGAACGTGGGCGTGGATGCGTTTGAGTTGAATTTTTCGTGCCCGCACGGTTTGCCGGAACGCAAGATGGGCGCGGCGATGGGGCAGGACCCGGACGTGCTGGAGGAAGTTTGCGGCTGGGTGATGAAGGCGGCGAAGATACCGGTGTGGGCGAAGATGACGCCGAACGTCACGCACATCGAAGACCCAACGCGCGCGGCCTTGCGTGGCGGCGTGACGGGCATCAGCGCGATCAACACGATCCGCAGTGTCATCGGCGTGAATCTGGATACGCTGCGACCCGAGCCGAGCGTGGAAGGTTACACGACGCCGGGCGGTTATTCGTGCAAGGCGGTGAAACCGATCGCGCTGCGGATGGTGATGGAAATCGCGCAGGTGATTCGCCACGAATTTCCCGGGCGTTCGCTGTCGGGCCTTGGCGGGGTCGAGAGCGGGAACGACGCGGCGCAATTTATTTTGCTGGGCTCGGACACGGTGCAGGTTTGCACGGGCGTGATGAAATTCGGCTACGAATGCGTGAAGCCGATGTGCGAGGAATTGCTCGCGTTCATGGAGAAGCATCAATTTGAAACGCTCGCGGATTTCAAGGGCAAGAGCCTTGATTATTTCACGACCCACGCCGACCTGGTGAAACGCCAGCAGGAACGCAAGGCCGCGCAAAAAGCCGCCGCCCCGAAAAAAGACGTCGTGAAGGCCGATGGCGAATGGCGCGGGGATGAATTCGTGAAGCAGTCGGATGCGCTGTCGCGCGGCTAA
- the tnpA gene encoding IS200/IS605 family transposase has translation MSHNSYSRCWLHLVWATHARERLLPPGAAVKVSDFLTQYARDKGLYMKINFVNADHVHTLIDLPTNMTIEDAAQLFKGASSHWINSSNLIRGKFAWGKGYGAFSVSQSDVARVAEYISDQAEHHRTKSFAEEYERFVKVYGLVWRGEETVKTVSASRASVVPSLKRGVNEKRSVGGRSRQM, from the coding sequence ATGTCACACAACTCCTACTCGCGTTGCTGGCTCCATCTAGTGTGGGCCACGCATGCTCGTGAGCGTCTGCTGCCGCCGGGCGCGGCGGTGAAAGTTTCCGACTTCCTGACTCAATATGCGCGGGACAAGGGGCTGTACATGAAAATAAATTTCGTGAATGCCGATCACGTCCATACATTGATTGATCTTCCAACGAATATGACCATTGAGGACGCGGCGCAATTATTCAAAGGCGCTTCGTCGCATTGGATCAACTCAAGCAACCTGATTCGTGGGAAATTTGCGTGGGGAAAAGGTTATGGCGCCTTCTCGGTTTCGCAATCGGATGTGGCGCGCGTTGCTGAGTATATATCCGACCAGGCGGAGCATCATCGCACCAAGTCTTTCGCTGAAGAGTATGAGCGGTTTGTGAAGGTGTATGGGTTGGTTTGGCGCGGGGAGGAAACTGTTAAAACGGTTTCTGCGTCGCGCGCGTCGGTGGTCCCCTCGCTGAAGCGAGGGGTTAATGAGAAGCGCTCGGTTGGTGGGCGCTCTCGACAAATGTAA